One Echeneis naucrates chromosome 16, fEcheNa1.1, whole genome shotgun sequence DNA window includes the following coding sequences:
- the sv2 gene encoding synaptic vesicle glycoprotein 2B isoform X1 → MSHYLRPGDGDGRRPLLHLQTDEMDSDEGEIIFDRGTSYSNLEAIAHRRLTYEEAVEEAGFGLFHWLLLVVCGWANASDAVEILCVSFLLPTARCDLLLTSSDMGLLTASIFLGMMVGGYMWGYLADQKGRCRVLVLSLTVNGVFGGLASMAPSFWLFLLLRFISGIGVGGSIPVIFSYFSEFMPRLRRGTMISALATFWMAGNILAAGLAWLVIPRTWAHFFLGGLDFQSWRLFVVLCSIPSLTSALLFKLVMPESPKFLMEAGQEREALRVFRLMFEWNIRGKGKTFLEFGLRTSSKHKGELEETRTWQREHFIHVFKTGLAPVKQMFNGPLKSRSFALLIIFYCISFSYYGLWMWFPELFARVEDSGSPCANISRPSALHNESCYPVKTKVYVEGFAIAASNLPGNIFTILSMDRMGGKALLCLSLLVSSLSVFFIYLVQTKSQSLFLSCVFSAVSVIAWNSLDVLGTELFPTQLRSSALGFFTGVGRVAAITGNIVFGKFVDTNCAVPILLVSSLLFTGGLVALLLPQTRQTELS, encoded by the exons ATGTCCCATTACCTGCGGCCCGGAGATGGGGATGGTCGACGGCCGCTGCTTCACCTGCAAACTGACGAAATGGACTCGGACGaag GTGAAATCATTTTTGACAGGGGCACATCGTACAGTAATCTTGAAGCCATTGCACATAGGAGATTAACATATGAGGAGGCAGTGGAGGAAGCAG gttttggtttgtttcattgGCTGCTGTTGGTGGTTTGTGGTTGGGCCAATGCTAGTGATGCTGTGGAGATTCtatgtgtgtcttttctcctgccAACAGCGCGTTGCGATCTGCTGCTGACCTCCTCAGACATGGGCCTCCTAACTGCCAGCATTTTCCTTG GAATGATGGTGGGTGGCTACATGTGGGGATACTTGGCCGATCAAAAGGGCCGTTGCAGAGTcttggttctgtctctgacagTGAACGGGGTGTTTGGAGGTCTGGCCAGCATGGCTCCCAGCTTCTGGCTCTTCTTGCTGCTGCGGTTCATCAGCGGTATTGG GGTTGGTGGGTCGATCCCTGTTATTTTCTCGTACTTCTCAGAGTTTATGCCTCGACTGAGGAGAGGCACCATGATCAGTGCTCTGGCCACCTTCTGGATGGCAGGAAACATCCTGGCTGCAG GGCTGGCCTGGCTGGTGATTCCCAGAACTTGGGCACATTTTTTTCTGGGAGGGCTAGACTTCCAGAGCTGGAGACTGTTCGTGGTGCTCTGCTCCATTCCCAGTCTCACCTCAGCACTACTCTTCAAGCTGGTCATGCCCGAGAGCCCCAAGTTCCTCATGGAG GCTGGCCAGGAGAGAGAGGCGCTCCGAGTCTTCAGACTGATGTTTGAATGGAACATAAGGGGAAAAGGGAAAACCTTTCTG GAATTTGGTTTGCGTACGAGCTCGAAGCACAAAGGTgaactggaggagaccaggacTTGGCAAAGAGAGCATTTTATCCATGTTTTTAAAACG GGTTTGGCCCCCGTTAAACAGATGTTTAATGGTCCACTCAAATCCAGGAGTTTCGctctcctcatcatcttctACTGCATCTCCTTCAG TTACTACGGCCTGTGGATGTGGTTCCCAGAACTGTTTGCAAGAGTCGAGGACAGCGGGTCGCCCTGTGCCAACATTTCCCGCCCATCTGCACTTCACAACGAAAGCTGCTACCCGGTCAAGACCAAAG TGTATGTGGAAGGCTTTGCCATTGCTGCATCCAACCTGCCAGGCAACATCTTCACCATCCTGAGCATGGACAGGATGGGAGGAAAGGCTCTattgt GCTTAAGCCTGTTGGTTTCCAGTCTGAGCGTCTTCTTCATCTATCTGGTCCAAACTAAATCCCAGAGcctgttcctgtcctgtgtCTTCAGTGCTGTGTCTGTAATCGCCTGGAACTCTCTGGACGTGTTAGGAACCGAGCTCTTCCCAACACAGCTACG GTCCTCTGCTCTTGGATTCTTCACAGGCGTGGGCCGAGTGGCAGCAATCACAGGCAACATAGTCTTTGGAAAGTTTGTGGACACTAACTGTGCCGTGCCAATCCTGCTGGtctcttctttgctgtttacTGGAGGACTGGTGGCCCTTCTGCTTCCACAAACCAGGCAGACTGAGCTCAGCTGA
- the sv2 gene encoding synaptic vesicle glycoprotein 2C isoform X2 yields the protein MSHYLRPGDGDGRRPLLHLQTDEMDSDEGEIIFDRGTSYSNLEAIAHRRLTYEEAVEEAARCDLLLTSSDMGLLTASIFLGMMVGGYMWGYLADQKGRCRVLVLSLTVNGVFGGLASMAPSFWLFLLLRFISGIGVGGSIPVIFSYFSEFMPRLRRGTMISALATFWMAGNILAAGLAWLVIPRTWAHFFLGGLDFQSWRLFVVLCSIPSLTSALLFKLVMPESPKFLMEAGQEREALRVFRLMFEWNIRGKGKTFLEFGLRTSSKHKGELEETRTWQREHFIHVFKTGLAPVKQMFNGPLKSRSFALLIIFYCISFSYYGLWMWFPELFARVEDSGSPCANISRPSALHNESCYPVKTKVYVEGFAIAASNLPGNIFTILSMDRMGGKALLCLSLLVSSLSVFFIYLVQTKSQSLFLSCVFSAVSVIAWNSLDVLGTELFPTQLRSSALGFFTGVGRVAAITGNIVFGKFVDTNCAVPILLVSSLLFTGGLVALLLPQTRQTELS from the exons ATGTCCCATTACCTGCGGCCCGGAGATGGGGATGGTCGACGGCCGCTGCTTCACCTGCAAACTGACGAAATGGACTCGGACGaag GTGAAATCATTTTTGACAGGGGCACATCGTACAGTAATCTTGAAGCCATTGCACATAGGAGATTAACATATGAGGAGGCAGTGGAGGAAGCAG CGCGTTGCGATCTGCTGCTGACCTCCTCAGACATGGGCCTCCTAACTGCCAGCATTTTCCTTG GAATGATGGTGGGTGGCTACATGTGGGGATACTTGGCCGATCAAAAGGGCCGTTGCAGAGTcttggttctgtctctgacagTGAACGGGGTGTTTGGAGGTCTGGCCAGCATGGCTCCCAGCTTCTGGCTCTTCTTGCTGCTGCGGTTCATCAGCGGTATTGG GGTTGGTGGGTCGATCCCTGTTATTTTCTCGTACTTCTCAGAGTTTATGCCTCGACTGAGGAGAGGCACCATGATCAGTGCTCTGGCCACCTTCTGGATGGCAGGAAACATCCTGGCTGCAG GGCTGGCCTGGCTGGTGATTCCCAGAACTTGGGCACATTTTTTTCTGGGAGGGCTAGACTTCCAGAGCTGGAGACTGTTCGTGGTGCTCTGCTCCATTCCCAGTCTCACCTCAGCACTACTCTTCAAGCTGGTCATGCCCGAGAGCCCCAAGTTCCTCATGGAG GCTGGCCAGGAGAGAGAGGCGCTCCGAGTCTTCAGACTGATGTTTGAATGGAACATAAGGGGAAAAGGGAAAACCTTTCTG GAATTTGGTTTGCGTACGAGCTCGAAGCACAAAGGTgaactggaggagaccaggacTTGGCAAAGAGAGCATTTTATCCATGTTTTTAAAACG GGTTTGGCCCCCGTTAAACAGATGTTTAATGGTCCACTCAAATCCAGGAGTTTCGctctcctcatcatcttctACTGCATCTCCTTCAG TTACTACGGCCTGTGGATGTGGTTCCCAGAACTGTTTGCAAGAGTCGAGGACAGCGGGTCGCCCTGTGCCAACATTTCCCGCCCATCTGCACTTCACAACGAAAGCTGCTACCCGGTCAAGACCAAAG TGTATGTGGAAGGCTTTGCCATTGCTGCATCCAACCTGCCAGGCAACATCTTCACCATCCTGAGCATGGACAGGATGGGAGGAAAGGCTCTattgt GCTTAAGCCTGTTGGTTTCCAGTCTGAGCGTCTTCTTCATCTATCTGGTCCAAACTAAATCCCAGAGcctgttcctgtcctgtgtCTTCAGTGCTGTGTCTGTAATCGCCTGGAACTCTCTGGACGTGTTAGGAACCGAGCTCTTCCCAACACAGCTACG GTCCTCTGCTCTTGGATTCTTCACAGGCGTGGGCCGAGTGGCAGCAATCACAGGCAACATAGTCTTTGGAAAGTTTGTGGACACTAACTGTGCCGTGCCAATCCTGCTGGtctcttctttgctgtttacTGGAGGACTGGTGGCCCTTCTGCTTCCACAAACCAGGCAGACTGAGCTCAGCTGA